In the Populus trichocarpa isolate Nisqually-1 chromosome 1, P.trichocarpa_v4.1, whole genome shotgun sequence genome, GGCTACACAAGCTACCCAAAGACAAGTGAGCATTTCAACTTTCGGGTGGCTCATGTGGCTCACTTTGTCATCGTCAATGACCTTTTTTTGTGTATTGGAATTTATCTTGTTGAGATATTTATGATGGTATTGGTAATGTTCTTATCGGAGTTTTAATGTGTCTTCacgatctttttattttttttcttacttttttctctctcctctctcttcacAAATTACAGGGAGGACataggagagaaagaaaatagagaaagagaaaaaagaataagactAGGAGGCACACCAATAACAACACCACCAATACTATAAAAAAGATCTCGATGATAGAAATTCATTGACACCAAATAAGGTCACTAACAATGATTGAGGTAAGCACGCGAACTATCCTAAGTTTAGTGACCCCTAGATTTGGACGACTTGTGTGGCTCACTCTATGTATTGTTGGTTTCTCAGTATCATTAGATTTACCTTGTTGATATCTTTTTGACGATACCAGTAATGCGTCATTAGAGTTTTAGTGTATTTTTAGCCTATTTTCTctatctctctccttttttatttattgtaaattcCGCCATGTCATTTTACAATTTGATAGAGCCACTATTAACACTACCAACTCGCGAGTCACATATATTATCTGAAACTTGCTAAAATGTGTATATTATCTTAAACTTGCTaaaatgtgttatttttctaaatattttataaactatgatattttatcaaaaatattattatgttaaatttcaaaaagaaactcCATTACCTGGATATAAAGACTTAACTCCTCTTTAACCAAAAAAAGGCATCATCTCTTCACGTATAAAACACACGCCAAGACAATCtttaaatctcttttctttcaccACAATGTTAATTTAAAAGAGTGTTTGAGCTATGTGATAGCTTTTATTTTAAGATGAGTTTCATTTGAAAaggtattaatttattttttagtattttttttatgattttgatatattaatattaaaaaattaaaaaaatatattttcaaacaaaaattaattttaaaaaacatttcacaccacaatatcaaatatacaatattaaaagttCTTCACACTCCTAAAGTCTATTTTCTTCCACCACATTGCTGACTTAAATTTTTTCAAGTGCGGCAATACATTTAAcattttaatctatttattaGCTTTGGAAATATTTTCATCTATGGaagttaatttttcatttaatcttATCAATACTTTTCCTCGCAAAGCAAACAAAAGGTACAAAGTAAATAGATGAAAATTTGCATCTTTCGCAACCAGTTTTAGAACCTGTTTGGTGttacatgataatttttaaaaaatatatttttttttataaatatatatattattttttaaaatctatttataaaatcaaaaaacaatgtgaaaaaattaatttaaagaaaaaaaaatattattttttttaaatacaaaaacccAACAGACGATTAACCAAAACCATGCTTTAGAATGATTCCATGCCATCAACAAGATATATATTGGGTTTTCTCCGAAGAAATTAAGTAATATTCTAAAACGCGTTTCCCCACGCCTgtacttatatattattataatataacttatatattataattatacttataataataataacatatactaaaatactagctgtctttttttttctttttcgtttttaatttttttttgtttttttctgtttttatttatttttttctgtttttatttaattttttttttgcttttttttatgttttttttcttttaataattttttttatttagttatcatattttcatgacacatatcccgagtttgacgggttaacccggaattttttttttactttttttttaattaatttttttcatttagtttaatttgttaatgttaaatttatttttatttaattatcagactttcatgacacatatcccggacttaacgggttaacctggtttgacggttTAACccagttaacccgtcaattttttttttctatttagttatcaaactttcatggcacggatcccaggtttgacgggttaacctgagttaaagagttaacccagttaattcgatttttttctttttcttcatgttgattttttttctttgcttttttatttttcattaatctatttaattatcatacttttatgacacgaccttgcagccagatcCACATCTAAGGCTATTAGGTctggtgtttttttcttttaatattttttttaatttagtttgttaatgttaaattttttttattcagttatcagattttcatgacacggatcccgagtttgacgggttaatcctgaattttattttatttttttctttttaattaattttttttcatttagtttagtttgttaatgttaaatttctttctatttaattatcaaactttcatgacacgtatctcgggcttgacgggttaacctggtttgacggttTAACCCAGTTaacccgttaattttttttttctatttagttatcaaactttcatgacgcaaatcccagatttgacgagttaacctgggttgaagggtgaacccagttaattcagatttttttctttttcttcgttagttttttttcttcctgttagttttttttttcttttcattaatctatttaattatcacacttttatgacaaaACCTTGcggccagacccacatccaagactattAGATCTGATATTGCAGATaaactcacttaaacttagattatacaaatttaatgttattataaatattacttttgaattAGACGTTGCAGTTAAACCCAAAActtttgaatataattttacagaaaaacctaacaaatattaatatttattttattttatttatgtaaaaaaaattaaccagcAATTGCGCGGGTCATGTATCTAGCAGTAACGAAACTTGATGGGAAAAATCTCCTGCTGGACGAGCGTGATGGGTAAGCACCTTCGATCAACTTTACTGTAACTTTGAAGAGAATGGGGTCCTTGAAGGATTTCAATCTTTGACACGTGTCCAGGATCAGTGACTTTGATAGATGTTCTGATATTCTATCAAGCATCAACGACTGGGACATGTGGGTCCAAGACGTCAACGTCAACAGCTGTTAACGTAACGCATTTTGATAGGGCCAGAAGAGCAGGAAGGAATAAAGTCGGGATTTTAAAGGCACTGGCTTCAATCTCGTATTCTACGATGTAGACACGTGTTTCCAACTTCTCATCCAAATTTTTCAACATTTGAGAATTTAAAGTTGAAAATACCGAAAAGGTATTTTCCCAGGACCACATGCGTGTCAGGAAAGCTAGTACCTATTACGGTCGTGTTCAGACATCATTGGGCCACATAGCTAGACTTTTTTGATTGTTGACGAGGAGGTTAGATCAAACGGTGGATATGTGTTTGATGTGATGTTTTGTATTGcagtttaattgtatttttaagattttttaatttttatattattttcatgtaaaaatataaaaataattttataaaatataaaaatactattttaatatatctttctcttaaaaaaatctgGCGCATTTCCAAACAGTCCACATCTACGCCACGCCACAAATACTTACTGCTTTGCCCGTGACGGTGATAGGCAGGCTACCCGTGGCAACCATGCTCAGAGCTGCCCAAGACATGCCTTTGTGCTTTTAAAGCTCTCGCTCAAGCGCGCGAACGCTCTCATCTATCTCTGCAGTATTTCTCTTTCCCAATTTCAATCCCGTAACCCcacataaagaaaacaaatagaaaactaATTAACGAAGAGGAGGTATGGAATGAAGTTCAATTAGATTAGTGCTGAAGATTTTGTGGTAGGAGTGATAATTTAGTGTTATATCAATGGCCGAGATTTACCGTGGAGTAGTGAGTGAGAACGAGGCATCGTCAACGTCATGTGAGCCAAGTTCAAGAATAGCTAGACGGAGAAGAATGGAGATTAGACGGCTCAGATTCGTGGCAGGAGTGGCCTCAACAGAGACAGAAGCTGATGACATGGGTACCCATAAAAGGCAGAAACTGCAAGTTTACAGTAGTACTCGTAGTGGTAGTAATATTAGCCCGTGTTCTCGTGACTGTCAGAACGCAGTGGAGAACTGTGGTGCTGAACACCCAGATGAAAATAAACCGTTTGAGAAAGGTAAATCATCAGAGAACATAATTTCGAGGCAATACTCTTTGAATCTAACTTCAAGTCCCTCAATTTTATCAACATCTTTAATCGATCCAGATCAGTTGTTTCCAAAATTCGGGGTGGCTTCGGTTTGTGGAAGGAGAAGAGACATGGAAGATGCGGTAGCGATTCACCCTTCATTCTGTCGGAAAGACCAGGAAACCACAACTGAGTTGCACTTCTTTGGTGTCTACGATGGCCACGGTTGTTCTCATGTACGGTTTCCAAAAATCAAACAGCTActagattttgtttaatttggttttctttttttgggacAATCAAATGAAATGTGAACTCATTTTAGTTTCTGTCTCTCTGTGTCTTTGTGTAGGTGGCAGTAAAGTGTAAGGAGAGATTGCATGAGCTGGTGAAAGAGGAGTTTGGGGGGATCAAGGAGGGGTGGAAAAGCGCAATGGAAAGAAGCTTTAGGCGGATGGACAAGGAAGTAATAGCGTGGAATCAAGGGGTGGAGGTTCGGGCGAATTGCAAGTGTGAGATGCAAACTCCAGAATGTGATGCTGTTGGATCCGCTGCTGTTGTTGCAGTTGTATCTCCTGACAAAATCGTTGTCGCTAATTGTGGGGATTCAAGAGCTGTCTTGTGTCGTAATGGGAAACCACTCCCTTTGTCTTCCGATCACAAGGTTTGCGATTAATATCCACATCAGTCACATTTCGTGTTATTTCTGGTAACTTTCCAGCTTAAAAACTCACTTGATCTCCTCGTTATTCGTGCCAACAGCCTGACCGTCCAGACGAGCTGAACCGGATCGAAAACGCTGGCGGCCGGGTCATCTACTGGGACGGCCCAAGGGTTCTTGGAGTTCTGGCCATGTCAAGAGCCATAGGTAAATATATTAGCAAGACCCGATTGCTCAGTTAAAAGCTGAAACCATGAACTGATCTGACATTACCATTTTCCGATCGAACCACAGGTGATAACTATCTAAAGCCGTACGTTAGTTGCGAGCCAGAGGTAACAATAATGGATCGAACGGCCGAGGATGATTGCTTGATAATAGCAAGCGATGGTCTCTGGGACGTGGTCTCCAACGAGACAGCATGTGTGGTGGCGCGTACGTGTTTGAGAGGGAAAGGGCACGCGCCGGCTCCGTGTTCTCCTAGACTGGTGGAGAACAATGAGGCTGTGGGGATACCCGCCGGCAGCAGCGGAAGTGGGGAAATGTCGGACAAGGCGTGCTCTGAGGCATCAATGTTGCTGACGAAGATGGCGCTGGCCAGGCATAGTACAGACAATGTAAGCGTTGTCGTGGTGAATTTAAGGAAAGACACGTAGCAAAGCAACCTATTACACGGATCTTATCATCTCCTCTTCTGATTCTCCTCTCTCATTTTTTAGAGGGCTGGGTGATAAGGTCCCGATAAGGTTAgcttttttaataaacaaaaaaaaaattgtgggtGGGTTTTTCAGGATATTTCCTTCGTGAGGAGGAAAATGGGAGTAGAAACACAGcaactgattaaaaaaaaaaaatcaggacatcagctgtatttttttttttcccattccaGATGAAATCCTTTTGCCATGAGGTCCCAGATGTTGTCCTTAATATTTATGTGGTTGTACGGATACCATCCCTTTCCTTTCTCTGGTGCATTTGGAATGAATTTCTCGTAGCATCATTCTTTCTTGTGGCCAAAGCAGCCGCCGGTGGCCTTGAACTGCTCAAAATGAACCTTCAAGTCGGGGAAAGGAAATGGACTTGCCCCCTGGAGAGGATGGTACACAGGAGATTTACCCATTAGTGAGCAGTGGTAGAGATAAAATTTATTGGACTTTTTTCTGTTCCcattattgtttctttaattgCCCCTTGATAATTTGGCTTATTTAAGTTTTACACTAATCTAAAAAGATTCATGTTATACGCATCAGAAAAGACTCTAAATCGAGCACCTAGGCCTCATTTTAGgctcaaacctgatttttttggtctaatttttctattgttttttatttttctaaattcatatattttgttaataatgGTTTAAACAATGTTTGGGATTCTAGCAATTGTAATAATGGTTTAAACAATGTTTGGGATTCTAGCATTTAACGtgctttataatattttttatttttttaaattatttttgatattaaaacattaaaacaatatatatatatatatatatataaattttaaaaaattcaaaatttaaagaaatacaGTGTAATACTCAATTCAAAAACCTCAAATCAGATGGCTTGAAGACATACGAGAAAGAGTGGAACGAGGGGGAAAAACTCTTCTCATGGAGGCAAGCAGATGGAAGGAGTCCATTGATATGCTTATGGGAAGAAAAGTAAGGAGGGAAATTGACAGATAGCAGGAAGAAGTGGGAAGAAGTGGCGTCCAAAGAAAGATGTAAAAGCCATGGGGTGACTCAATGATTCTATGAAGAAAGGGAGCAtaattctcatataaaaaaaatcttgaaatggGACCAAGAAGGATATGGAAGTCAAGAACACTTTAGGGGTCTTCGAAACcctaaagaaaagaatgaaagcATCCAATATCTTATGCTCTAGGGCCCAAGTCATGGTACAGACATACAGGTATACCTGTTAGGTGCAGTTGCAAATTGGAAAAACAGATTACTCTTTTAGACAGCAAAAGTGTACCATCACTAAAAGTCTCCACAAAAATGAAAACAGGGAAAAGAATACAGCCATCTCGGAAAAATGATAGATACCTTGCGCCGCGATACATCTCCATCTCTGTACTACACATCCACGGGAACCATCTCAAAAGGCAATAAATTGTTAGCTTTGGCAGATGGGGAGGAGTTTTCCTGGATATCAAGGAGTGCCTATATATTCATGCAAACATCGCTTTCTGCTAAAGTGTAGCCAAAAGTCAACCACTAGAAGAACAGCCCAGGCTGAGTAGTGCTGTTGCACTTAAATTAGGTTAAGCCAGAAAGGCTTGTATGATTTGGAAGAATCACACTTACTATCAGaggtttttgagaatatataGATGCAGATCCATGAGTAAGATCCTACCAAGCCATGATGCCCAGTATACTTCGACCAGTCAACCAGCCTCCACTACATTTATTCCGCAGATAATGAGGACAgcaataaacaaataaaggaATCGTGCATTGGCTCTCTCCAAAAAGCACATTTAAGTTGAAAGTGGACTGACATGATGTCAACTAAATTGGCTGGCTTTAATTCAAGAGTCAAATCATGGCGAAGCACGGCGGTGAAAAATGCATTTAGAAAATAGCCTACAGGGTATTGGGATCCAGAGAGGAAGAAGGATGCTtcttaataatttgaaacaaaaaggttTAAATCGGGACAGCAACTCCATTTATGCAGGGAACAGATGAGCACAAAATGTCTAGAAAAAGCTTTCCACTGATTCAAAGTATACTAACATGCTGTAACATGAGCATCGACTTAACACAGAAGGTGGTTTGCACAAGAGAAATGCTGGGACAACTTGTCAAAGATGCCCGCATATCAGGAACCCATATCTGAtgtcaagataaaataaaagaatcttCTCTACATTAGGTTTGCTTGCCGCCATTTTCCACTCCAGCATTCTTCAATGCTTGCAGCTTTCTGTAACCTTTATCGGTACCAAATACCCTGACAgtataaaagaagagaaaaatccaTTACATCATGTTCAGTTAGAAAATATGCTATCGTTTCCCACACCATAGAGGGTATGAAATTGGACATTTGGCTATTGTAAACGAGCAGCGAACCCTAGCATCGAAAGACGACACCAGTTATGATTCTCACTTACATCACAAACAATCATAACAAATGATCATCCTCAGAAAGCAAGTCACTGTTACAGAGCCAACACTACATAGTTTATGAATGCCACGCTCTGCAAATTCTCTCATCATTGTAACTGGTGGAGAACAATTGATGCAGGTGCAACAAGCATGACCAAGAACAATACAAGGAACAAGATTCCATCGAAGTAACCCACAGCCAAAGAGAGGCAAATTTTATGCAAAACATTCTTTGCTAAAGGGAGTCTATGGGATCATTCAAACATCAGTTGATAAAAAATACTACTGGATACCTTATAGTACACACTAATATACTTGCTGATGATGGGCTGAGGTTAAATCCTGGCACAGTTTATCACAGCTTAGACAACCCCCCTGCCCTTTCTATAGACTGAACTTTCTCACATTTATAAAGCACAAAAAGTCATCTAAAGTAAACAAGTTAAAATCAGCATAGTCAAAAACCCTATGGACCTAAAAGCCATAACATGCAAAGACTGGGTAATGCATGCAGCCACTCATGCAATTATGCAAACAAAAAAAGGGCACCACAACC is a window encoding:
- the LOC7485683 gene encoding probable protein phosphatase 2C 24 isoform X2 — translated: MAEIYRGVVSENEASSTSCEPSSRIARRRRMEIRRLRFVAGVASTETEADDMGTHKRQKLQVYSSTRSGSNISPCSRDCQNAVENCGAEHPDENKPFEKDQLFPKFGVASVCGRRRDMEDAVAIHPSFCRKDQETTTELHFFGVYDGHGCSHVAVKCKERLHELVKEEFGGIKEGWKSAMERSFRRMDKEVIAWNQGVEVRANCKCEMQTPECDAVGSAAVVAVVSPDKIVVANCGDSRAVLCRNGKPLPLSSDHKPDRPDELNRIENAGGRVIYWDGPRVLGVLAMSRAIGDNYLKPYVSCEPEVTIMDRTAEDDCLIIASDGLWDVVSNETACVVARTCLRGKGHAPAPCSPRLVENNEAVGIPAGSSGSGEMSDKACSEASMLLTKMALARHSTDNVSVVVVNLRKDT
- the LOC7485683 gene encoding probable protein phosphatase 2C 24 isoform X1, which produces MAEIYRGVVSENEASSTSCEPSSRIARRRRMEIRRLRFVAGVASTETEADDMGTHKRQKLQVYSSTRSGSNISPCSRDCQNAVENCGAEHPDENKPFEKGKSSENIISRQYSLNLTSSPSILSTSLIDPDQLFPKFGVASVCGRRRDMEDAVAIHPSFCRKDQETTTELHFFGVYDGHGCSHVAVKCKERLHELVKEEFGGIKEGWKSAMERSFRRMDKEVIAWNQGVEVRANCKCEMQTPECDAVGSAAVVAVVSPDKIVVANCGDSRAVLCRNGKPLPLSSDHKPDRPDELNRIENAGGRVIYWDGPRVLGVLAMSRAIGDNYLKPYVSCEPEVTIMDRTAEDDCLIIASDGLWDVVSNETACVVARTCLRGKGHAPAPCSPRLVENNEAVGIPAGSSGSGEMSDKACSEASMLLTKMALARHSTDNVSVVVVNLRKDT